ccaaatccttcaaaAATTTAGCATACGACGACACTTGCTGAATGGCATCGAGGAAAGGAATGTTGATCTGCACGTGTTTAAATACTTCCAAAATGTCATCAAACTTTGAGCCTTTCTTGGGAGTTGCCAATCTTTCTGGAAACGGAGCTTTAGGAACAAACTTCTGGGGAATCTCCTTAGCAATTGGAAAGATAGTGTCTGGTCCAAGATCTCTATCAAGCTTGTCCTGGCTTTCCTCCTCTTTTGTTGCCTTAGTGACTTCTTCTGGCATGGCCACTTGATTATCCACTCGCCTTCCTGACCTCAAAGTTGTgatggcttgcacatgctcttgCCCATGAGAAGGACCGGATGTACTCCCAATAGCAAATTGCCCTTTTGGGTTAGACATTGGTTGACTTGGAAATTTCCCAATTTCTCTTTCCCCCATTTGATTGGCTAGTTGGCCAATTTGCCCTTCTATCTTAGCAATAGCTTGATGCGTGAATTGTTTTGAATCCATGAACTCATTCTTAAGTTCTTGTATAGTCTGACTATTGTTCAAGGTGACGTTCTTAAGCTTTTGCATAATCTGACTGTTGTTCATGGTGACCTTCTgaagctcttgtatattttggCTATGCTGTTGTATATTTTGGTTACTTGTCTGTATGAATGCTTGGAGTGTTTCTTCCAATGATAACTATGGTGCCGGTTGAGCTTGGTGAGATGACTGGAATTGATTATGAGCCTATGAAGGGAATCCAGAAGAATATTGAGTATGAGCTTGATTCGAAGTTCTTCCTTGATTTTGGGGTTGATTTTGCTTCCAAGAGAAATTGGGATGGTTCCACCATCCTAGATTGTAAGTCTCAGCTAAAGGTCCACTTGTTGGTTTCCTATAATCATTGAAGGCATTGACCTCAGATTGGTAAATATTTGCTACAATTACTGGCTTGTTCAGAGCAAGGGCTAGCTTCAACTGTACGCATGAGATCCTTGAGTTGCCCCTTGATATCTTCATTGTCTCTTACCTCATAGAGTCCTTCGTTCTTGGTAGTAATGGAACATTTACCCCGAcgacttgaaaaatcccaccGTTGTGAATTATCGGACAGTTCATCCAGAGTCTTATAAGTTTCTTCTCCTGTAAAATTCAAGAACCCGCCACCATTCATGGACTCAATCATGTAACGCTCAAATTGAGTTAACCCATTGTAGAAAAATTGAATGAGCCTCCAAGTCTCAAAACCATGGGGCGGACACTTCATAGTTAGCTCTTTAAATCTCTCCCAGCTGTCACAGAA
This DNA window, taken from Alnus glutinosa chromosome 5, dhAlnGlut1.1, whole genome shotgun sequence, encodes the following:
- the LOC133868993 gene encoding uncharacterized protein LOC133868993, whose translation is MNNSQIMQKLKNVTLNNSQTIQELKNEFMDSKQFTHQAIAKIEGQIGQLANQMGEREIGKFPSQPMSNPKGQFAIGSTSGPSHGQEHVQAITTLRSGRRVDNQVAMPEEVTKATKEEESQDKLDRDLGPDTIFPIAKEIPQKFVPKAPFPERLATPKKGSKFDDILEVFKHVQINIPFLDAIQQVSSYAKFLKDLVTIKRRTNVPKKAFLTEQVSSILQCNIPVKYKDPGYPTIACMIGDSKVERALLDLGASVNLLPYSVYVQLGLGELKPTLVTLQLADRSVKVPRGIIEDVLIKVDKFYYPVDFIVLDTEPVMNVEI